Proteins found in one Enterococcus sp. 9D6_DIV0238 genomic segment:
- a CDS encoding tail assembly chaperone, which translates to MELTINDKLVNFKFGYGFLKEVNQRYSVERGGMKLKLGVGAIISNLLLSDVDTLFETLLIANLTEKPRVQIKDLEAYVEEHGTQTLFEAVIEELKKSEYTAMMVNKMLEETEL; encoded by the coding sequence ATGGAGCTTACAATTAACGATAAATTAGTAAATTTTAAATTTGGATATGGTTTTTTAAAGGAAGTCAACCAACGTTATTCTGTTGAACGCGGCGGAATGAAATTGAAATTAGGTGTAGGGGCGATCATCTCGAATTTATTATTATCAGATGTCGACACACTTTTTGAAACGTTATTGATCGCTAATTTAACAGAAAAACCAAGAGTCCAGATCAAGGATTTAGAAGCATATGTGGAAGAACATGGTACGCAAACTTTATTTGAAGCGGTCATTGAAGAACTAAAAAAGTCCGAATATACAGCGATGATGGTGAACAAAATGCTGGAGGAAACCGAACTGTAA